Proteins from a single region of Pungitius pungitius chromosome 4, fPunPun2.1, whole genome shotgun sequence:
- the LOC119195289 gene encoding homeobox-containing protein 1-like isoform X3, translating to MFQQCEEPRFTIEQIDLLQRLRRTGIRQTEVLHALDTLDHLDRQHGRKLTHKPPYAPPSSSLSSCSAAIASSSMTSTSTQTSFPNNRLSLSPNSNNFDNASPPPPIPAASPVAMAAVVQNGLAAVGNGKLSPPRFPLAVVGGGVAAPGYGFETSEEDIDVDDKVEDLMRRDSAVIKEEIKSFLANRRISQAVVAQVTGISQSRISHWLLQQGSDLSEQKKRAFFRWYQLEKSNPGATLAMRAAPLALEDVMDWQQAPPPFGSPPGGFRLRRGSRFTWRKECLAVMESYFIDNQYPDEAKREEIATACNAVIQKPGKKLSDLERVTSLKVYNWFANRRKDIKRRANIAILESHGIEVQSPGGQSNSDEVDGNDFPDQGCEVSLFDKRASAKQFGFSRADLTSPTQVPTLLPSWFSVLSRGGLSGQRGPSLIGRSLVSGAGPQAEGSRLTGVSWSPPSPSLQDEPTVHSALSESQDPIGSEKAAVTHGSHALANPVEGAGRNIRNEIKTETLEDD from the exons GCAAGCTGACCCACAAACCTCCCTAcgcgcctccctcctcctccttgtcttccTGCAGCGCCGccatcgcctcctcctccatgacctccacctccacccagaCAAGTTTCCCCAACAACCGGCTCTCGCTGTCCCCCAACAGCAACAACTTCGACAACGCCTCCCCGCCTCCGCCGATCCCGGCGGCCTCGCCGGTCGCCATGGCGGCGGTAGTCCAGAACGGCCTGGCCGCCGTCGGCAACGGGAAGCTGTCCCCGCCCCGGTTTCCTCTCGCCGTGGTTGGCGGCGGCGTGGCGGCGCCGGGCTACGGGTTTGAGACCAGCGAGGAGGACATCGATGTTGACGACAAGGTGGAAGACTTGATGAG GAGGGACAGCGCTGTGATCAAAGAGGAGATCAAGTCCTTCCTGGCGAACAGGCGGATCTCCCAGGCCGTGGTCGCTCAGGTAACCG GGATCAGTCAGAGCCGCATCTCCCACTGGCTCCTGCAGCAGGGATCGGACCTCAGCGAGCAGAAGAAACGGGCCTTCTTTCGCTGGTACCAGCTGGAGAAGTCCAACCCCG GTGCCACTCTGGCCATGCGAGCCGCCCCATTGGCCCTGGAGGACGTCATGGACTGGCAGCAAGCCCCGCCTCCGTTCGGCTCGCCCCCCGGGGGCTTTCGTCTGCGGCGCGGCAGCAGGTTCACCTGGAGGAAGGAGTGCCTGGCTGTCatggagag ctaCTTCATTGACAACCAGTACCCTGATGAAGCGAAGAGGGAGGAGATCGCCACCGCCTGCAACGCCGTCATTCAGAAACCAG GAAAGAAGCTGTCTGATCTGGAGAGGGTAACGTCTCTGAAGGTCTACAACTGGTTTGCCAACCGCCGCAAAGACATCAAGAGGCGCGCCAACATTG CCATCTTGGAGAGCCACGGCATCGAGGTTCAGAGTCCAGGCGGTCAGTCCAACAGCGACGAGGTGGACGGCAACGACTTCCCTGACCAG GGTTGCGAGGTGTCCTTATTCGACAAGAGGGCTTCAGCCAAGCAGTTTGGTTTCAGTCGCGCTGACCTGACCTCTCCAACCCag GTACCCACGCTGCTCCCCAGCTGGTTTTCCGTCCTCAGTAGAGGGGGCTTGTCCGGACAGCGGGGCCCGTCTCTGATTGGCCGCTCCCTGGTGTCCGGGGCGGGCCCTCAGGCGGAAGGTTCCAGATTGACGGGCGTGTCCTGGTCTCCCCCGTCGCCCTCCCTGCAGGACGAGCCCACCGTACACAGCGCACTGTCCGAGTCCCAGGACCCAATCGGTTCGGAGAAGGCGGCCGTCACTCACGGCAGCCACGCCCTGGCCAATCCGGTGGAAGGGGCGGGGCGGAATATCAGGAATGAGATCAAGACGGAAACGCTGGAGGACGACTGA
- the LOC119195289 gene encoding homeobox-containing protein 1-like isoform X1: protein MFQQCEEPRFTIEQIDLLQRLRRTGIRQTEVLHALDTLDHLDRQHGRKLTHKPPYAPPSSSLSSCSAAIASSSMTSTSTQTSFPNNRLSLSPNSNNFDNASPPPPIPAASPVAMAAVVQNGLAAVGNGKLSPPRFPLAVVGGGVAAPGYGFETSEEDIDVDDKVEDLMRRDSAVIKEEIKSFLANRRISQAVVAQVTGISQSRISHWLLQQGSDLSEQKKRAFFRWYQLEKSNPGATLAMRAAPLALEDVMDWQQAPPPFGSPPGGFRLRRGSRFTWRKECLAVMESYFIDNQYPDEAKREEIATACNAVIQKPGKKLSDLERVTSLKVYNWFANRRKDIKRRANIEAAILESHGIEVQSPGGQSNSDEVDGNDFPDQGCEVSLFDKRASAKQFGFSRADLTSPTQVPTLLPSWFSVLSRGGLSGQRGPSLIGRSLVSGAGPQAEGSRLTGVSWSPPSPSLQDEPTVHSALSESQDPIGSEKAAVTHGSHALANPVEGAGRNIRNEIKTETLEDD from the exons GCAAGCTGACCCACAAACCTCCCTAcgcgcctccctcctcctccttgtcttccTGCAGCGCCGccatcgcctcctcctccatgacctccacctccacccagaCAAGTTTCCCCAACAACCGGCTCTCGCTGTCCCCCAACAGCAACAACTTCGACAACGCCTCCCCGCCTCCGCCGATCCCGGCGGCCTCGCCGGTCGCCATGGCGGCGGTAGTCCAGAACGGCCTGGCCGCCGTCGGCAACGGGAAGCTGTCCCCGCCCCGGTTTCCTCTCGCCGTGGTTGGCGGCGGCGTGGCGGCGCCGGGCTACGGGTTTGAGACCAGCGAGGAGGACATCGATGTTGACGACAAGGTGGAAGACTTGATGAG GAGGGACAGCGCTGTGATCAAAGAGGAGATCAAGTCCTTCCTGGCGAACAGGCGGATCTCCCAGGCCGTGGTCGCTCAGGTAACCG GGATCAGTCAGAGCCGCATCTCCCACTGGCTCCTGCAGCAGGGATCGGACCTCAGCGAGCAGAAGAAACGGGCCTTCTTTCGCTGGTACCAGCTGGAGAAGTCCAACCCCG GTGCCACTCTGGCCATGCGAGCCGCCCCATTGGCCCTGGAGGACGTCATGGACTGGCAGCAAGCCCCGCCTCCGTTCGGCTCGCCCCCCGGGGGCTTTCGTCTGCGGCGCGGCAGCAGGTTCACCTGGAGGAAGGAGTGCCTGGCTGTCatggagag ctaCTTCATTGACAACCAGTACCCTGATGAAGCGAAGAGGGAGGAGATCGCCACCGCCTGCAACGCCGTCATTCAGAAACCAG GAAAGAAGCTGTCTGATCTGGAGAGGGTAACGTCTCTGAAGGTCTACAACTGGTTTGCCAACCGCCGCAAAGACATCAAGAGGCGCGCCAACATTG aagCAGCCATCTTGGAGAGCCACGGCATCGAGGTTCAGAGTCCAGGCGGTCAGTCCAACAGCGACGAGGTGGACGGCAACGACTTCCCTGACCAG GGTTGCGAGGTGTCCTTATTCGACAAGAGGGCTTCAGCCAAGCAGTTTGGTTTCAGTCGCGCTGACCTGACCTCTCCAACCCag GTACCCACGCTGCTCCCCAGCTGGTTTTCCGTCCTCAGTAGAGGGGGCTTGTCCGGACAGCGGGGCCCGTCTCTGATTGGCCGCTCCCTGGTGTCCGGGGCGGGCCCTCAGGCGGAAGGTTCCAGATTGACGGGCGTGTCCTGGTCTCCCCCGTCGCCCTCCCTGCAGGACGAGCCCACCGTACACAGCGCACTGTCCGAGTCCCAGGACCCAATCGGTTCGGAGAAGGCGGCCGTCACTCACGGCAGCCACGCCCTGGCCAATCCGGTGGAAGGGGCGGGGCGGAATATCAGGAATGAGATCAAGACGGAAACGCTGGAGGACGACTGA
- the LOC119195289 gene encoding homeobox-containing protein 1-like isoform X2 yields MFQQCEEPRFTIEQIDLLQRLRRTGIRQTEVLHALDTLDHLDRQHGRKLTHKPPYAPPSSSLSSCSAAIASSSMTSTSTQTSFPNNRLSLSPNSNNFDNASPPPPIPAASPVAMAAVVQNGLAAVGNGKLSPPRFPLAVVGGGVAAPGYGFETSEEDIDVDDKVEDLMRRDSAVIKEEIKSFLANRRISQAVVAQVTGISQSRISHWLLQQGSDLSEQKKRAFFRWYQLEKSNPGATLAMRAAPLALEDVMDWQQAPPPFGSPPGGFRLRRGSRFTWRKECLAVMESYFIDNQYPDEAKREEIATACNAVIQKPGKKLSDLERVTSLKVYNWFANRRKDIKRRANIAAILESHGIEVQSPGGQSNSDEVDGNDFPDQGCEVSLFDKRASAKQFGFSRADLTSPTQVPTLLPSWFSVLSRGGLSGQRGPSLIGRSLVSGAGPQAEGSRLTGVSWSPPSPSLQDEPTVHSALSESQDPIGSEKAAVTHGSHALANPVEGAGRNIRNEIKTETLEDD; encoded by the exons GCAAGCTGACCCACAAACCTCCCTAcgcgcctccctcctcctccttgtcttccTGCAGCGCCGccatcgcctcctcctccatgacctccacctccacccagaCAAGTTTCCCCAACAACCGGCTCTCGCTGTCCCCCAACAGCAACAACTTCGACAACGCCTCCCCGCCTCCGCCGATCCCGGCGGCCTCGCCGGTCGCCATGGCGGCGGTAGTCCAGAACGGCCTGGCCGCCGTCGGCAACGGGAAGCTGTCCCCGCCCCGGTTTCCTCTCGCCGTGGTTGGCGGCGGCGTGGCGGCGCCGGGCTACGGGTTTGAGACCAGCGAGGAGGACATCGATGTTGACGACAAGGTGGAAGACTTGATGAG GAGGGACAGCGCTGTGATCAAAGAGGAGATCAAGTCCTTCCTGGCGAACAGGCGGATCTCCCAGGCCGTGGTCGCTCAGGTAACCG GGATCAGTCAGAGCCGCATCTCCCACTGGCTCCTGCAGCAGGGATCGGACCTCAGCGAGCAGAAGAAACGGGCCTTCTTTCGCTGGTACCAGCTGGAGAAGTCCAACCCCG GTGCCACTCTGGCCATGCGAGCCGCCCCATTGGCCCTGGAGGACGTCATGGACTGGCAGCAAGCCCCGCCTCCGTTCGGCTCGCCCCCCGGGGGCTTTCGTCTGCGGCGCGGCAGCAGGTTCACCTGGAGGAAGGAGTGCCTGGCTGTCatggagag ctaCTTCATTGACAACCAGTACCCTGATGAAGCGAAGAGGGAGGAGATCGCCACCGCCTGCAACGCCGTCATTCAGAAACCAG GAAAGAAGCTGTCTGATCTGGAGAGGGTAACGTCTCTGAAGGTCTACAACTGGTTTGCCAACCGCCGCAAAGACATCAAGAGGCGCGCCAACATTG CAGCCATCTTGGAGAGCCACGGCATCGAGGTTCAGAGTCCAGGCGGTCAGTCCAACAGCGACGAGGTGGACGGCAACGACTTCCCTGACCAG GGTTGCGAGGTGTCCTTATTCGACAAGAGGGCTTCAGCCAAGCAGTTTGGTTTCAGTCGCGCTGACCTGACCTCTCCAACCCag GTACCCACGCTGCTCCCCAGCTGGTTTTCCGTCCTCAGTAGAGGGGGCTTGTCCGGACAGCGGGGCCCGTCTCTGATTGGCCGCTCCCTGGTGTCCGGGGCGGGCCCTCAGGCGGAAGGTTCCAGATTGACGGGCGTGTCCTGGTCTCCCCCGTCGCCCTCCCTGCAGGACGAGCCCACCGTACACAGCGCACTGTCCGAGTCCCAGGACCCAATCGGTTCGGAGAAGGCGGCCGTCACTCACGGCAGCCACGCCCTGGCCAATCCGGTGGAAGGGGCGGGGCGGAATATCAGGAATGAGATCAAGACGGAAACGCTGGAGGACGACTGA